From a single Carassius carassius chromosome 8, fCarCar2.1, whole genome shotgun sequence genomic region:
- the LOC132144837 gene encoding mucin-2-like: MSLSLGITSRQKHHLLWLMVICCGTCQITCSKIMIIGEDLTDTCFWSFNSSSCPAINLTCPPGYEILIGKFCIANIKYNTSSTGYCKSYCFNITNNEGKYEVRMDEMALNIEMWFVPNPYKCLTSEVLKSTGSTSNHIGTCRPQSSTNTTNPTTTTTESTITTPASNPTTTTMTESTITTPTSNPTTTTTTESTITTPTSNPTTTTTTESTITTPASNPTTTTTTESTITTPANNPTTTTTTESTITTPTSNPTTTTTTESTITTPASNPTTTTMTESTITTPASNPTTTTMTESTITTPASNPTTTTTTESTITTPASNPTTTTMTESTITTPASNPTTTTMTESTITTPASNPTTTTTTESTITTPTSNPTTTSTTESTITTTSPIINTISTNNSTTTTTESTTFTSTNNLTNSSTTPTNTYNPNYTNPYEGCLKNLSVDPEKICKYATYENDTCCGKNESRYVMHLNGSKWTCVTCDDGRSTTITPLSQTITIFPTTMPTLPQPEMNFTLSSGQNNGDKTDPKKAAESLEKLESLVEQMEKRNKTNAAIFMGDVIGVLQRQPKNTATKNISICYSSSQNLINVVESNQAGFPWSVKIPSEAFNKSRQENNGSAFVGVLRFKNMVKNACAIVSLSF; encoded by the exons AT GTCGCTGTCTCTGGGAATCACGTCTCGACAAAAGCATCATTTGCTGTGGCTGATGGTCATCTGTTGTGGTACATGCCAGATAA CCTGCTCAAAAATTATGATAATCGGCGAGGATTTGACAGATACGTGTTTCTGGAGCTTCAACAGTTCATCCTGTCCAG cTATAAACCTGACATGTCCACCGGGATATGAAATACTGATAGGAAAGTTTTGCATAGCGAATATCAAATACAACACATCTTCCACAG GATATTGCAAATCATACTGTTTCAACATAACAAACAATGAGGGCAAATATGAAGTAAGAATGGATGAGATGGCTCTAAACATTGAAATGTGGTTTGTCCCAAATCCATATAAATGCCTTACATCAGAAGTTCTGAAATCAACAG GATCCACATCCAATCATATTGGGACTTGTCGGCCACAGTCAAGCACAAACACTACCAACCCTACCACCACCACGACTGAATCTACCATTACTACCCCAGCTAGCAACCCTACCACCACCACCATGACTGAATCTACCATTACTACCCCAACTAGCAACCCTACCACCACCACCACGACTGAATCTACCATTACTACCCCAACTAGCAACCCTACCACCACCACCACGACTGAATCTACCATTACTACCCCAGCTAGCAACCCTACCACCACCACCACGACTGAATCTACCATTACTACCCCAGCTAACAACCCTACCACCACCACCACGACTGAATCTACCATTACTACCCCAACTAGCAACCCTACAACCACCACCACGACTGAATCTACCATCACTACCCCAGCTAGCAACCCTACCACCACCACCATGACTGAATCTACCATTACTACCCCAGCTAGCAACCCTACCACCACCACCATGACTGAATCTACCATTACTACCCCAGCTAGCAACCCTACCACCACCACCACGACTGAATCTACCATTACTACCCCAGCTAGCAACCCTACCACCACCACCATGACTGAATCTACCATTACTACCCCAGCTAGCAACCCTACCACCACCACCATGACTGAATCTACCATTACTACCCCAGCTAGCAACCCTACCACCACCACCACGACTGAATCTACCATTACTACCCCAACTAGCAACCCTACAACCACCTCCACGACTGAATCTACCATCACTACTACCAGCCCTATCATCAACACCATCTCTACTAACAACTCGACCACCACCACAACTGAATCTACCACTTTCACCAGTACTAACAACCTTACCAATAGCTCTACCACACCCACCAACACCTACAATCCCAATTATACAAATCCATACGAAG GTTGTTTGAAAAACCTTTCTGTTGATCCTGAAAAGATATGTAAATACGCTACATATGAAAATGACACATGCTGTG GGAAAAATGAAAGCAGATatgttatgcatttaaatggGAGTAAGTGGACATGTGTGACCTGCGATGATGGAAGATCAACCACCATTACACCACTGTCACAAACCATTACCATTTTCCCAACTACCATGCCCACTCTCCCACAACCGGAGATGAATTTCACTCTTTCAAGTGGCCAAAACAATGGAGATAAAACTGATCCCAAAAAGGCAGC AGAAAGCTTGGAAAAACTGGAGTCACTGGTGGAGCAGATGGAGAAAAGGAATAAAACCAATGCAGCAATTTTCATGGGGGATGTAATTGGCGTTCTCCAAAGACAACCCAAGAACACAGCAACCAAAAACATCAGCATATGCTACTCTTCAAGTCAGAATTTAATAAAC GTTGTTGAGAGCAACCAGGCTGGTTTTCCCTGGTCTGTAAAGATTCCCAGTGAGGCCTTTAATAAATCACGACAGGAAAACAATGGAAGTGCATTTGTTGGAGTTTTACGGTTCAAAAACATGGTAAAAAATGCCTGCgctattgtttcactttcattttGA